A genomic region of Nymphaea colorata isolate Beijing-Zhang1983 chromosome 2, ASM883128v2, whole genome shotgun sequence contains the following coding sequences:
- the LOC116246892 gene encoding xylan glycosyltransferase MUCI21-like isoform X1 yields the protein MMVHLHRSHRKGEESLSDSQAFVECANVYRRTRPRLLRLFTLFSLISCSLVFAPRLLGRSSFFPFFYLEDAFLDETEQPSLSCSLTLKNGSICCDRNGFRSDICYMKGDVRISPATSSVFCYTNDTKEQEETTKIKPYTRKWETRVMNTIEELTLIRTSSSPHLHQCDVHHSVPAIFFSTGGYTGNVYHEFNDGILPLYITSHSYKKEVVFVILEFHNWWVSKYGDILSHLTNYPPIDFARIDQRHCFSEAVVGLNIHDDLTVNPSLMHRDPKSIVDFRNMLDDAYTPRISAIRKEEGDEADKDESGLRPISSPKLVIISRNDSRAILNQESLVKLADELGFVVEVLWPTRTTELAKIYRALNSSDVMVGVHGAAMTHFLFLRPGTVFIQVVPLGTDWAAQTYYGEPAVKLGLKYMRYKILPRESSLYAEYDKEDPVLTNPRSLTKKGWEVTKHLYLERQNVILDTKRFRKRLEMAYLYSVARRRREMMDSFAFL from the exons ATGATGGTTCATCTCCACAGGAGCCACCGCAAGGGAGAGGAAAGCTTGTCAGACTCCCAAGCCTTTGTGGAATGTGCAAACGTCTACAGAAGAACAAGGCCGAGGCTGCTCCGTCTCTTCACCCTATTCTCCCTCATCTCCTGCAGCCTTGTCTTTGCTCCTCGCCTCCTCGGTCGctcttccttcttccccttcttct ATTTGGAGGACGCCTTCTTAGATGAAACGGAGCAACCTTCCCTCTCTTGTTCTCTAACACTAAAAAATG GAAGTATTTGCTGTGACAGAAACGGCTTTCGTTCAGATATTTGCTATATGAAAGGAGATGTAAGGATCTCGCCTGCCACAAGCTCGGTTTTTTGCTACACGAATGATACTAAGGAACAAGAAGAGACTACTAAGATCAAGCCATATACAAGAAAATGGGAAACAAGAGTGATGAACACCATAGAAGAGCTGACTCTCATAAGGACTTCGAGTTCCCCTCATCTCCATCAGTGCGACGTTCATCACTCTGTTCctgccattttcttttcaaccGGGGGCTACACGGGCAATGTCTACCACGAGTTCAACGATGGCATTCTTCCTCTGTACATCACTTCTCACAGCTACAAGAAAGAGGTGGTTTTTGTCATCTTGGAGTTCCACAACTGGTGGGTAAGCAAATATGGTGACATTCTTTCCCATCTCACCAACTACCCACCAATCGATTTCGCAAGGATCGACCAACGCCATTGCTTCTCAGAAGCCGTCGTCGGCCTCAACATCCACGATGACCTCACGGTGAACCCATCGCTGATGCACAGAGACCCCAAATCCATAGTCGACTTCCGCAACATGTTGGACGACGCTTACACGCCCAGAATCAGCGCCATACGGAAGGAAGAGGGGGATGAAGCAGACAAGGACGAGAGTGGTCTGAGGCCGATTTCAAGTCCCAAGCTCGTGATCATCTCGAGGAACGATTCGAGGGCGATTCTGAATCAGGAAAGCTTGGTCAAGCTCGCCGATGAGTTGGGGTTTGTGGTCGAGGTATTGTGGCCGACCCGAACGACAGAGCTCGCAAAGATTTACAGAGCTCTGAACTCCAGCGATGTCATGGTGGGTGTTCATGGCGCTGCAATGACGCACTTTTTGTTCTTGAGGCCTGGAACTGTGTTCATTCAGGTGGTGCCATTGGGCACAGATTGGGCTGCACAGACTTACTATGGGGAGCCCGCTGTGAAGCTGGGATTGAAGTACATGAGGTACAAGATTCTTCCCAGAGAGAGCTCTCTGTATGCAGAGTATGACAAGGAGGACCCTGTTCTAACCAACCCAAGATCACTGACCAAGAAAGGGTGGGAGGTGACCAAGCATCTGTACCTGGAGCGGCAGAACGTGATATTGGACACGAAGAGGTTTAGAAAGAGATTAGAGATGGCGTACCTCTACTCTGTGGctagaagaagaagggagatgATGGACAGTTTTGCTTTTCTCTAG
- the LOC116246892 gene encoding xylan glycosyltransferase MUCI21-like isoform X2 → MKGDVRISPATSSVFCYTNDTKEQEETTKIKPYTRKWETRVMNTIEELTLIRTSSSPHLHQCDVHHSVPAIFFSTGGYTGNVYHEFNDGILPLYITSHSYKKEVVFVILEFHNWWVSKYGDILSHLTNYPPIDFARIDQRHCFSEAVVGLNIHDDLTVNPSLMHRDPKSIVDFRNMLDDAYTPRISAIRKEEGDEADKDESGLRPISSPKLVIISRNDSRAILNQESLVKLADELGFVVEVLWPTRTTELAKIYRALNSSDVMVGVHGAAMTHFLFLRPGTVFIQVVPLGTDWAAQTYYGEPAVKLGLKYMRYKILPRESSLYAEYDKEDPVLTNPRSLTKKGWEVTKHLYLERQNVILDTKRFRKRLEMAYLYSVARRRREMMDSFAFL, encoded by the coding sequence ATGAAAGGAGATGTAAGGATCTCGCCTGCCACAAGCTCGGTTTTTTGCTACACGAATGATACTAAGGAACAAGAAGAGACTACTAAGATCAAGCCATATACAAGAAAATGGGAAACAAGAGTGATGAACACCATAGAAGAGCTGACTCTCATAAGGACTTCGAGTTCCCCTCATCTCCATCAGTGCGACGTTCATCACTCTGTTCctgccattttcttttcaaccGGGGGCTACACGGGCAATGTCTACCACGAGTTCAACGATGGCATTCTTCCTCTGTACATCACTTCTCACAGCTACAAGAAAGAGGTGGTTTTTGTCATCTTGGAGTTCCACAACTGGTGGGTAAGCAAATATGGTGACATTCTTTCCCATCTCACCAACTACCCACCAATCGATTTCGCAAGGATCGACCAACGCCATTGCTTCTCAGAAGCCGTCGTCGGCCTCAACATCCACGATGACCTCACGGTGAACCCATCGCTGATGCACAGAGACCCCAAATCCATAGTCGACTTCCGCAACATGTTGGACGACGCTTACACGCCCAGAATCAGCGCCATACGGAAGGAAGAGGGGGATGAAGCAGACAAGGACGAGAGTGGTCTGAGGCCGATTTCAAGTCCCAAGCTCGTGATCATCTCGAGGAACGATTCGAGGGCGATTCTGAATCAGGAAAGCTTGGTCAAGCTCGCCGATGAGTTGGGGTTTGTGGTCGAGGTATTGTGGCCGACCCGAACGACAGAGCTCGCAAAGATTTACAGAGCTCTGAACTCCAGCGATGTCATGGTGGGTGTTCATGGCGCTGCAATGACGCACTTTTTGTTCTTGAGGCCTGGAACTGTGTTCATTCAGGTGGTGCCATTGGGCACAGATTGGGCTGCACAGACTTACTATGGGGAGCCCGCTGTGAAGCTGGGATTGAAGTACATGAGGTACAAGATTCTTCCCAGAGAGAGCTCTCTGTATGCAGAGTATGACAAGGAGGACCCTGTTCTAACCAACCCAAGATCACTGACCAAGAAAGGGTGGGAGGTGACCAAGCATCTGTACCTGGAGCGGCAGAACGTGATATTGGACACGAAGAGGTTTAGAAAGAGATTAGAGATGGCGTACCTCTACTCTGTGGctagaagaagaagggagatgATGGACAGTTTTGCTTTTCTCTAG